The DNA sequence CAAAATAATAATGCACAGCCTGGGGCTAATGAGTTACCTGGGCTAGCAGCACCACTTAATGACCAACAATTGGGTCATCTTCAACACACTGTTTCTGAGTTATCTTCACAACAACTGGCATGGGTCAGTGGTTATCTTTGGGGAGTGAGCCAAGCTCAGCCTGTCGGTGCAGCTGCGCCAATCGCTCAAGCGGCTGCTGCAGTAGCGGCTAAACCAGCGGGTAAGCTCAGCATTATCTTCGCATCTCAAACAGGTAATGCTAAAGGTGTCGCTGAATCGCTTGAGGCAGAAGCTAAAGCCTTAGGTATTGCTGTCGAGCTTTTCGATGCAAGTGATTATAAAGGTAAGAACCTAGCCAAAGAGACACACGTCATTTTTGTGGCTTCAACCAATGGTGAGGGCGAAGCCCCTGATAACGCTATTGAGTTGCATGAATTCCTACAATCGAAGAAAGCGCCAAAATTATCAAACCTACAATACGGTGTGATTGGTTTAGGTGACTCAAGCTATGAGTTCTTCTGCCAAACGGCTAAAGACTTCGATAGCTTCCTCGCTAAGCTTGGTGCTAAATCGTTTGTCGACCGTCTTGATTGTGATGTTGATTACGAAGAATCAGCAACGGAATGGCGCGCTAAAGCATTAGAGCAAGTAAAAGAGACGCTATCGACAGGCACTGAAGCTGATGTGGTTCAATTACCAGTCGGTCAAGCGGCTGCCGGTCATTCGCAATACACTAAACAAAATCCATACACCGCGACACTATTGACGAGCCAAAAGATCACCGGCCGTGATTCGGGCAAAGATGTTCGTCATATCGAGATTGATCTTGATGAGTCGGGTATTACTTACCAACCGGGTGATGCGCTAGGCGTATGGTTTGAAAACAGTTCAGAACTCGCTAATCAGATTCTTTCTAAGGTTGGGTTGTCTGGTATCGAAAGTGTTGATGTCGATGGTGACAACTTATCTATCCACAGCGCACTCGTCAGTAAATTCGAAATTACATCTTCAAATCCTCAACTAGTGACTAAGTTTGCTGAGCTTTCGGGCAGCAAGAAGTTAATTA is a window from the Vibrio splendidus genome containing:
- a CDS encoding assimilatory sulfite reductase (NADPH) flavoprotein subunit encodes the protein MSLNKKESSQNNNAQPGANELPGLAAPLNDQQLGHLQHTVSELSSQQLAWVSGYLWGVSQAQPVGAAAPIAQAAAAVAAKPAGKLSIIFASQTGNAKGVAESLEAEAKALGIAVELFDASDYKGKNLAKETHVIFVASTNGEGEAPDNAIELHEFLQSKKAPKLSNLQYGVIGLGDSSYEFFCQTAKDFDSFLAKLGAKSFVDRLDCDVDYEESATEWRAKALEQVKETLSTGTEADVVQLPVGQAAAGHSQYTKQNPYTATLLTSQKITGRDSGKDVRHIEIDLDESGITYQPGDALGVWFENSSELANQILSKVGLSGIESVDVDGDNLSIHSALVSKFEITSSNPQLVTKFAELSGSKKLIKLVEDKDKLREYAGNTQVVDVLAEKKTKLSADELIGLLRKLTPRLYSIASSQAEVDEEVHLTVGLVEYQKGDESRLGGASSFLAQRLEEGGEVKVFVENNNNFKLPHDDNTPIIMVGPGTGIAPFRSFVQERENNDAEGKSWLFFGDRTFTQDFLYQVEWQKYLKSGALTKLDVAFSRDQKEKVYVQDRLIEQAAQVWQWLQEGAYLYVCGDATRMAKDVHEALVTIAEKHGNQSREQAEQYINDLRKAKRYQRDVY